The Mercurialis annua linkage group LG2, ddMerAnnu1.2, whole genome shotgun sequence genome contains a region encoding:
- the LOC126668835 gene encoding uncharacterized protein LOC126668835: protein MMRLRKVLSLKQSYNSIYNHFTKQPTYSRKFPVSHTKFSYSTQSDISHSNFIEQLDDNNNDNAKPSTATISIDRSGLYNTPEHSHKFTSDSELVKHLKGIIKFRGGPITVAEYMEEVLTNPKAGFYINRDVFGAEGDFITSPEVSQMFGEMVGVWAMCLWEQMGRPKNVNLVELGPGRGTLMADLLRGSSKSKSFTESLHIHMVECSPALQKLQFQNLKCVDGQNADGSVENRTISTLAGTPISWHPSLEQVPTGAPTIIIAHEFYDALPVHQFQRSSRGWCEKMVDVADDSTFRFVLSPQPTPATLYLMKRCKWAATEELEKLNHIEVCPKAMDLTRTISQRISSDGGGALIIDYGLNSVVSDSLQAIRKHKFVDILDNPGSADLSAYVDFASVKHSAEEASEDISVHGPVTQSELLGSLGINFRVDALLQNCTDEQAESLRSGYWRLVGDGEAPFWEGPDEQGPIGMGTRYLAMAIVNKKQGVPVPFK, encoded by the exons ATGATGAGACTGAGAAAAGTATTGTCACTGAAACAGTCTTATAATTCTATCTACAATCATTTCACAAAACAACCTACTTATTCTCGTAAATTTCCTGTCTCGCACACCAAATTTTCTTACTCTACACAATCCGATATTTCTCACAGTAATTTCATCGAACAGTTGGACGACAATAACAACGACAATGCAAAACCCTCCACCGCCACCATCTCCATCGACCGCTCCGGTCTTTATAACACTCCCG AACATTCTCACAAATTCACTTCAGATTCAGAGCTGGTCAAGCATCTTAAAGGAATTATTAAG TTTCGAGGCGGCCCGATTACGGTAGCAGAGTATATGGAAGAAGTCTTGACAAATCCCAAAGCTGGATTTTATATAAATCGCGATGTGTTTGGTGCGGAAGGCGATTTTATAACGTCTCCTGAAGTTAGCCAGATGTTCGGGGAG ATGGTTGGTGTATGGGCTATGTGTTTATGGGAGCAAATGGGACGGCCGAAGAATGTGAACCTAGTTGAGCTTGGTCCAGGCCGCGGAACTCTTATGGCTGATCTTCTGCGT GGTTCTTCAAAGTCTAAGAGCTTCACGGAATCATTGCATATACACATGGTAGAATGTAGCCCTGCATTACAGAAGCTTCAATTTCAAAACCTAAAATGTGTGGATGGTCAGAATGCTGATGGAAGTGTTGAGAATAGGACTATTAGCACATTAGCTGGAACACCTATATCATGGCATCCTTCACTGGAGCAGGTTCCTACAGGAG CACCAACAATTATCATTGCCCATGAGTTTTATGATGCTTTACCGGTTCATCAATTCCAG AGGTCTTCTCGTGGCTGGTGTGAGAAAATGGTTGATGTTGCAGATGATTCAAC GTTTCGCTTTGTTCTATCTCCACAGCCAACTCCCGCAACTCTCTATTTAATGAAGCGTTGCAAGTGGGCTGCAACTGAAGAATTAGAGAAGCTTAATCACATTGAGGTTTGCCCAAAAGCAATGGATCTAACTCGGACAATTTCCCAGAGAATAAGTTCTGATGGAGGGGGAGCCCTTATAATTGATTATGGTCTAAATAGTGTAGTCTCAGATAGTTTGCAG GCAATTAGGAAGCATAAGTTTGTAGACATACTAGACAATCCTGGCTCCGCTGATCTCAGTGCGTATGTTGATTTTGCTTCAGTCAAGCACTCTGCGGAGGAAGCTTCAG AAGATATTTCAGTCCATGGCCCGGTTACTCAGTCCGAGTTGCTTGGTTCTCTTGGCATAAATTTTCGTGTGGACGCATTGCTACAGAACTGTACGGATGAACAGGCAGAGTCTCTAAGAAGTGGATACTGGCGTCTCGTGGGTGACGGTGAAGCCCCTTTTTGGGAGGGGCCCGATGAACAGGGCCCGATCGGAATGGGTACCCGGTATCTGGCGATGGCTATTGTGAACAAGAAGCAAGGGGTTCCAGTGCCATTTAAGTAA
- the LOC126668834 gene encoding purple acid phosphatase 23, whose protein sequence is MDRSAFWLCITSFLIIQIELTTTTHIPTTLEGPFKPLTKKFDSSLRRGSDDLPMDHPRLRKNTTGHFPEQLALAIASPTSMFISWVTGDAQIGSGVIPLDPATVASEVWYGKRSGKYSSKKNGNSTVYSQLYPFKGLLNYTSGIIHHVRIDGLEPGTKYFYKCGDSSIPAMSKEYFFETLPSPGTDAYPHRIAVLGDLGLTSNSSTTVDHLTVNDPSLILMVGDLTYANQYRTTGGKGAPCFSCAFPNAPIRESYQPRWDGWRRFMEPLISRVPMMVIEGNHEIEPQVSGGTFKSYLTRFATPSVESGSNTNFYYSFDAGGIHFIMLGAYVDYNSTGSQYAWLKEDLRKVDRAKTPWLVAAWHPPWYNSYASHYQEFECMRQEMEALLYRNRVDIVFSGHVHAYERMNRVYNYTLDSCGPVYITVGDGGNIEQVDVDHADDHGKCPSAGDNRPEIGGICRVNFSSGPAKGKFCWDRQPEWSAFRESSFGHGILEVVNSTYALWTWHRNQDTYKSDSHGDQIYIVRQPELCLQSSTSKIVQK, encoded by the exons ATGGATCGTTCTGCATTTTGGTTATGCATAACCAGTTTCTTGATTATACAGATTGAACTCACCACTACAACTCACATACCAACTACTCTCGAAGGCCCATTCAAGCCACTAACTAAAAAGTTTGACTCTTCATTACGTAGAGGCAGTGATGATTTGCCCATGGATCATCCTCGTCTTCGCAAGAATACCACCGGACATTTTCCTGAGCAGCTAGCTCTTGCTATAGCTTCTCCCACTTCCATGTTCATTTCTTGGGTTACTG GAGATGCACAGATTGGTTCCGGTGTGATTCCTCTGGATCCTGCTACTGTGGCTAGTGAGGTTTGGTATGGGAAAAGAAGTGGAAAATATAGTAGCAAAAAGAATGGGAATTCTACTGTTTATAGTCAGTTGTACCCTTTTAAGGGGCTTTTGAATTATACGTCTGGGATCATTCATCATGTCAGGATTGATG GTCTTGAACCTGGGACAAAATACTTTTACAAGTGTGGGGATAGTTCTATCCCAGCTATGAGTAAAGAGTATTTCTTTGAAACTTTACCATCGCCTGGCACGGATGCATATCCGCATCGAATTGCTGTTCTCGGAGATTTGGGTCTAACAAGTAATTCATCAACAACCGTAGACCATCTGACCGTGAATGATCCTTCGTTGATCTTAATGGTTGGAGACTTAACTTATGCAAATCAGTATCGTACTACTGGCGGAAAAGGAGCTCCATGCTTCTCATGTGCATTCCCTAATGCACCTATTCGAGAGAGCTATCAACCTCGCTGGGATGGATGGAGAAG GTTCATGGAGCCACTAATATCAAGAGTTCCTATGATGGTCATTGAAGGGAACCATGAGATTGAACCTCAAGTTTCTGGTGGAACttttaaatcatatttgacTAGATTCGCCACTCCATCAGTGGAGTCTGGCTCTAACACTAACTTCTACTACTCGTTTGATGCCGGTGGCATACATTTTATCATGTTGGGAGCATACGTTGACTACAATAGTACCG GTTCTCAGTATGCTTGGTTAAAGGAAGATCTACGTAAAGTAGATCGCGCTAAGACCCCTTGGCTTGTAGCTGCTTGGCATCCACCTTGGTACAATAGCTATGCCTCACACTATCAGGAATTTGAATGCATGAGGCAGGAAATGGAAGCACTTCTGTATCGAAATCGCGTTGACATTGTTTTCTCAGGTCAT GTACACGCGTATGAGCGGATGAATAGAGTGTACAATTACACATTGGACTCGTGCGGTCCTGTTTACATAACAGTTGGAGATGGCGGAAACATCGAGCAAGTTGATGTAGATCACGCAGACGACCATGGCAAATGCCCTTCGGCAGGAGACAACAGACCAGAAATTGGCGGTATATGCCGAGTTAATTTTTCTTCTGGCCCGGCAAAGGGTAAGTTCTGTTGGGACAGACAACCAGAATGGAGTGCATTCAGAGAAAGCAGCTTCGGGCACGGAATACTCGAG GTTGTGAATTCTACATATGCATTATGGACTTGGCACAGGAATCAGGATACTTATAAATCTGATAGTCATGGTGATCAAATATACATCGTACGGCAGCCTGAATTGTGCCTTCAATCATCAACTTctaaa ATTGTGCAGAAATGA
- the LOC126670277 gene encoding cytochrome b5-like, protein MGGDGKVFTLAQVSEHNNPKDCWLIIDGKVYDVTTFLEEHPGGDEVLLSATGKDATDDFEDVGHSTGARETMDQYYVGEIDPSTVPQKVTYKPPKQPQYNQDKTGEFIIKLLQFLVPIAILGLAFGIRVYTKSA, encoded by the exons ATGGGTGGTGATGGCAAAGTTTTTACCTTGGCTCAAGTGTCTGAGCATAACAATCCTAAAGACTGTTGGTTGATTATCGATGGCAAG GTCTACGATGTGACAACGTTCTTGGAAGAACATCCTGGTGGTGATGAGGTTTTGTTGTCAGCCACAG GTAAGGATGCAACTGATGATTTTGAGGATGTGGGTCATAGCACGGGTGCTCGAGAAACGATGGATCAATACTATGTCGGAGAGATCGATCCCTCCACCGTTCCTCAGAAGGTTACCTACAAACCTCCAAAGCAGCCCCAGTACAATCAAGATAAGACGGGCGAATTCATCATCAAGCTCCTGCAATTCCTCGTTCCCATTGCTATATTGGGGTTGGCTTTCGGTATCCGCGTCTACACAAAATCAGCTTAA
- the LOC126669608 gene encoding probable voltage-gated potassium channel subunit beta translates to MQYKNLGRSGLKVSQLSYGAWVSFGNQLDVKEAKSLLQCCRDHGVNFFDNAEVYANGRAEEIMGQAIRELGWKRSDIVVSTKIFWGGSGPNDKGLSRKHIIEGTKASLKRLDMDYIDVLYCHRPDSSTPIEETVRAINYVIDKGWAFYWGTSEWSAQQITEAWGVAERLDMVGPIVEQPEYNLLSRQKVESEYLPLYTNYGLGLTTWSPLASGVLTGKYTKGAIPPDSRFALENYKNLASRSLVDDVLKKVQALKPVADELGVPLSQLAIAWCAANPNVSSVITGATKESQIIENMKAIEVIPLLTPAVMEKIEAVVQSKPRRPDSYR, encoded by the exons ATGCAGTACAAGAATCTGGGTCGATCCGGTCTAAAAGTGAGCCAGCTTTCATACGGAGCATGGGTCAGCTTCGGCAACCAATTGGATGTCAAAGAAGCAAAATCATTACTCCAGTGTTGCAGAGACCATGGAGTGAACTTCTTCGATAACGCCGAGGTTTACGCTAATGGTCGAGCCGAAGAAATCATGGGTCAGGCGATCCGTGAACTGGGTTGGAAACGGTCTGATATTGTGGTTTCAACCAAGATTTTTTGGGGCGGTTCTGGTCCGAATGACAAAGGATTGTCCAGAAAACATATAATTGAGGGTACTAAAGCTTCTCTTAAACGATTGGATATGGATTATATTGACGTTCTTTATTGTCACAG GCCTGATTCATCGACTCCGATTGAGGAGACTGTGAGGGCGATTAATTATGTTATTGATAAGGGTTGGGCGTTTTATTGGGGGACTAGTGAGTGGTCTGCTCAGCAGATTACTGAAGCTTGGGGAGTTGCTGAACGGTTAGACATGGTCGGACCGATCGTCGAGCAGCCTGAGTATAATTTGCTGTCTAGGCAGAAG GTAGAGTCAGAGTATCTTCCTCTGTACACCAACTATGGGCTGGGTCTCACCACTTGGAGTCCACTTGCATCTGGGGTGCTCACTGGAAAATATACCAAGGGTGCCATACCTCCTGATAGTCGGTTTGCTTTGGAAAATTATAAA AATCTTGCTAGCCGGTCACTGGTTGATGACGTTCTGAAAAAGGTTCAAGCACTAAAGCCAGTTGCTGACGAACTGGGTGTGCCTTTATCTCAACTTGCAATTGCATGGTGTGCtgctaatccaaatgtttcatcagTTATTACCGGCGCTACAAAGGAGTCTCAG ATAATCGAGAACATGAAAGCTATCGAGGTCATCCCGTTATTGACTCCCGCCGTTATGGAGAAGATCGAGGCTGTCGTTCAAAGCAAGCCGAGACGTCCTGATTCATATAGGTAA